A region from the Mycobacterium heidelbergense genome encodes:
- a CDS encoding DUF190 domain-containing protein, producing MNQPCLKLTAYFGERQRAAGGGARFLADAMFDLFGGADVATSVMLRGIASFGPGHELRSDISLTLSEDPAVAIAAVDVEPKIRSLLDDVAAMTGHGLMTLERARLVTRPLGADALDDAHGPDDGDAAKLTVYVGRQERIAGKLAYYAVCDLLHRRGFAGAIALLGVDGTAHGQRCRAHFFGRNVNVPLMIIAIGSAAQVAAAATELAAVVPNPLLTVERVRLCKRDGERYARPPQLPMTDGQGRALWQKLMVYTAEATTHDGLPIHRALVQRLLRSGTARGATVLRGIWGFHGDHKPHGDKLFQLARRVPVTTIIVDTPDSIARSFDIVDEITERHGLVTSEMVPAALSLEGTQRLGDIRLGQHDY from the coding sequence ATGAACCAGCCGTGCTTGAAGCTGACAGCATACTTCGGCGAGCGGCAACGGGCCGCGGGCGGCGGCGCTCGGTTTCTGGCCGACGCGATGTTCGATTTGTTCGGCGGGGCCGACGTCGCAACCAGCGTAATGCTGCGTGGGATCGCCAGTTTCGGGCCGGGCCACGAGCTGCGCAGCGACATCTCGCTGACCCTGTCCGAGGATCCGGCGGTGGCGATCGCCGCGGTCGACGTCGAGCCGAAGATCCGTTCCCTGCTCGACGACGTCGCCGCGATGACCGGCCACGGGTTGATGACTCTGGAGCGGGCGCGGCTGGTCACCCGGCCGCTGGGCGCCGACGCGCTTGACGACGCGCACGGACCGGACGACGGGGATGCCGCGAAGCTCACCGTGTATGTCGGCCGGCAGGAGCGCATCGCCGGGAAGCTGGCGTATTACGCGGTCTGCGACCTGCTGCATCGACGCGGATTCGCCGGTGCCATAGCGCTTCTCGGCGTCGACGGCACGGCGCACGGGCAGCGCTGCCGGGCCCACTTCTTCGGCCGCAACGTCAATGTGCCGCTGATGATCATCGCCATCGGGTCGGCCGCGCAAGTAGCCGCCGCCGCAACCGAACTCGCCGCCGTGGTGCCCAACCCGTTGCTGACCGTCGAACGGGTGCGGCTGTGCAAGCGCGACGGCGAACGATACGCGCGCCCGCCACAGCTGCCGATGACCGACGGCCAAGGACGCGCCCTGTGGCAAAAGCTGATGGTGTACACCGCCGAAGCGACCACGCACGACGGGTTGCCGATCCACCGCGCGCTTGTCCAAAGGCTGCTGCGATCCGGGACGGCGCGCGGGGCGACGGTGCTGCGCGGCATCTGGGGATTTCACGGAGACCATAAACCGCACGGCGACAAGCTGTTTCAGCTCGCGCGCCGGGTTCCGGTGACCACCATCATCGTCGATACGCCGGATTCGATCGCGCGCAGTTTCGACATCGTCGACGAGATCACCGAACGGCATGGGCTGGTGACCAGTGAAATGGTTCCGGCGGCGCTCTCGCTCGAGGGGACACAGCGGCTCGGCGACATCAGGCTGGGGCAGCACGACTACTGA
- a CDS encoding aldehyde dehydrogenase family protein, with product MSDRWDYDAVFIDGAWTADDTVGVIEVIDPATEEVIGTVPDAGLKATHAAIAAARRAFDDGPWPRTSPRERAVVLRRFAGILDERHDFLKKLVMAESGSVGFLADIIQVRGAIDIAQWIAEAMELAVRWTEVSPPAGGPTGMAGHAVVREPVGVVAAITPFNFPFFLNIVKVVPALAAGCTVVLKPHQWTPLDAFEIAKAAEDAGLPPGVLNVIAGGPEVGEEMTTHPMVDMVTFTGSTATGRTIMAAAAPTVKRLQLELGGKSASIVLDDVPEDHVANMGIISSMIHAGQGCAIQTRLLLPEHLLDAYVDGAKKSALSLKVGDPREPDTLIGPLIREQQRARVEAYVRSGLDEGAELVFGGKRPGHLTKGFFYEPTLFINARNDMRIAQEEIFGPVLTVITYKTEEEAIRIANDSIYGLGGGVLAGNTARGFNVARQIRAGNVSVQTAGSPTVNAEALGSSGPGWSAEQPSGVGITGVFGGFKQSGIGREWGHHGIEEFTELKSIAWS from the coding sequence GTGAGTGACCGGTGGGATTACGACGCGGTGTTCATCGACGGCGCCTGGACGGCGGACGACACGGTGGGGGTCATCGAAGTCATCGACCCGGCCACCGAGGAGGTCATCGGCACGGTTCCCGACGCGGGCCTCAAGGCCACTCACGCCGCGATCGCGGCCGCCCGACGGGCCTTCGACGACGGGCCGTGGCCGCGGACCTCGCCGCGGGAACGCGCCGTCGTGCTACGCCGATTCGCCGGAATCCTTGATGAGCGCCACGATTTCCTCAAGAAGCTGGTGATGGCCGAGTCGGGGTCGGTCGGCTTTCTCGCCGACATCATCCAGGTGCGTGGCGCGATCGACATCGCGCAGTGGATCGCCGAGGCCATGGAACTCGCGGTGCGCTGGACCGAAGTGTCGCCGCCGGCCGGGGGTCCGACCGGCATGGCCGGGCACGCCGTGGTCCGGGAACCGGTCGGCGTGGTGGCCGCCATTACCCCGTTCAACTTCCCGTTCTTCCTCAACATTGTGAAGGTCGTGCCGGCGTTGGCGGCCGGCTGCACCGTGGTGCTCAAGCCGCACCAGTGGACGCCGCTGGACGCCTTCGAAATCGCCAAAGCCGCTGAGGATGCCGGCCTTCCGCCCGGCGTGCTCAACGTGATCGCCGGGGGCCCTGAAGTCGGCGAGGAGATGACCACTCATCCCATGGTCGACATGGTGACTTTCACCGGTTCCACCGCGACCGGACGAACGATCATGGCGGCCGCGGCGCCCACGGTCAAACGCCTGCAGCTCGAGCTCGGCGGCAAAAGCGCATCGATCGTCCTCGACGATGTCCCCGAAGACCACGTCGCCAACATGGGAATCATCAGCTCGATGATCCACGCCGGCCAGGGCTGCGCCATACAGACGAGGCTGTTGCTGCCCGAGCACCTGCTCGACGCGTACGTCGACGGCGCCAAGAAGTCGGCATTGTCGCTCAAGGTGGGCGATCCCCGGGAGCCCGACACCCTCATCGGCCCGTTGATCCGGGAGCAGCAGCGAGCCCGAGTGGAGGCGTACGTGCGGTCCGGTCTCGATGAGGGGGCGGAGCTGGTATTCGGGGGCAAGCGTCCCGGGCACCTGACCAAGGGGTTCTTCTACGAGCCGACGCTGTTCATCAACGCCCGCAATGACATGCGGATTGCTCAGGAGGAAATCTTTGGTCCGGTCCTCACCGTGATCACCTACAAGACCGAAGAGGAAGCGATTCGCATCGCCAATGACTCGATCTACGGACTTGGGGGCGGCGTCCTCGCCGGCAATACCGCGCGTGGCTTCAACGTCGCCCGTCAGATCCGGGCCGGAAATGTTTCGGTGCAGACGGCGGGCTCGCCAACCGTCAACGCCGAGGCGCTGGGCAGCTCCGGTCCTGGCTGGTCGGCCGAACAGCCCAGCGGGGTGGGCATCACGGGTGTCTTCGGCGGATTCAAGCAGAGCGGCATCGGCAGGGAGTGGGGGCACCACGGGATCGAGGAGTTCACCGAGCTCAAATCCATTGCCTGGAGCTGA
- a CDS encoding NAD(P)H-dependent amine dehydrogenase family protein — protein MPYRVIQWGTGNTGAHTLRFLLQDTAFDVVGVWVKREQNVGRTAGELARLVTGGPRATHDIDDLVALDADCVVYMAAEPSGSPKEAGTDGWESVDTMCRLLASGKNVVATGISGLTNPRAFGDDVYERLRLAAESGGTTFFGTGIEPGFMCDALALSLSSISRGIRSIRAQECLSYATYDQPNYHVSHGGIWGAPCDPSYGDAFAEHILAAGMGGPVLLLADALGVTLDDLTAVVDLAAADEDFEVPMGPIGKGTVAGYRFELLGIVGAETRIAVEHITRIHRDVAPQWPSIGSGGFRVMVEGTPSFTAEVIFDEDDPTTAGCVATAARVVNSIPIVCAAPSGVCSFLDLPTISAAGSFA, from the coding sequence TTGCCCTATCGAGTGATCCAATGGGGTACCGGCAACACCGGGGCGCACACGCTGCGCTTCCTGCTCCAGGACACGGCTTTTGACGTCGTCGGGGTATGGGTGAAACGGGAGCAGAATGTGGGGCGCACCGCCGGCGAGCTGGCCCGGTTGGTGACCGGTGGCCCGCGCGCCACCCATGACATCGATGATCTCGTCGCCCTGGACGCCGACTGCGTCGTGTACATGGCTGCGGAGCCCTCCGGGTCTCCCAAGGAGGCCGGCACCGACGGGTGGGAAAGCGTCGACACGATGTGCCGACTCCTGGCCAGCGGCAAGAACGTCGTGGCTACCGGCATCTCCGGGCTGACCAACCCGCGGGCGTTCGGCGACGACGTCTACGAACGCCTGCGCCTGGCGGCCGAATCCGGGGGGACCACGTTCTTCGGCACCGGCATCGAACCGGGCTTCATGTGCGATGCGCTGGCGCTCAGCTTGAGCAGCATCTCCCGCGGCATCAGGTCGATCCGCGCCCAGGAGTGCCTCAGCTACGCGACGTATGACCAGCCCAACTACCACGTCTCGCACGGCGGGATCTGGGGGGCGCCCTGTGACCCGAGCTATGGCGACGCGTTCGCCGAACACATCCTCGCCGCTGGCATGGGCGGCCCGGTGCTCCTGCTCGCCGACGCCCTCGGCGTGACACTCGACGACCTGACGGCCGTGGTCGACCTCGCCGCCGCCGACGAGGACTTCGAGGTCCCCATGGGACCGATCGGGAAGGGCACCGTCGCCGGATACCGCTTCGAGCTACTCGGCATCGTCGGCGCGGAGACCAGGATCGCCGTCGAACACATCACCCGGATCCATCGGGACGTGGCGCCACAGTGGCCGTCGATCGGTTCCGGCGGCTTCCGGGTGATGGTCGAGGGCACGCCATCGTTCACCGCGGAAGTCATCTTCGACGAGGACGACCCGACCACGGCGGGTTGCGTGGCCACGGCGGCGCGCGTCGTGAACTCGATCCCCATCGTGTGTGCCGCTCCGTCGGGCGTCTGCTCGTTTCTGGATCTGCCCACAATCAGCGCCGCAGGGTCGTTCGCCTGA
- the pgm gene encoding phosphoglucomutase (alpha-D-glucose-1,6-bisphosphate-dependent): MAHPRAGQPAQPEDLVDLPHLITSYYSIEPDPDDVAQQVAFGTSGHRGSALAGAFNEAHILAITQAIVEYRAAHGTTGPLFIGRDTHGLSEPAWVSALEVLAANDVVAMIDSRDRYTPTPAISHAILTYNHGRAEALADGIVVTPSHNPPSDGGFKYNPPNGGPADTDATNAIAKRANEILRDGVSAVRRVPLARALGTVQRHDYLGNYVDDLPNVVDVDAIRGAGVRIGADPLGGASVDYWAAIAERHGLDLTVVNPLVDATWRFMTLDHDGKIRMDCSSPDAMAGLITVIANSDRYQIATGNDADSDRHGIVTPDAGLMNPNHYLAVAIDYLYTHRPSWPAGIAVGKTAVSSSIIDRVVAGIGRKLVEVPVGFKWFVDGLIGGTIGFGGEESAGASFLRRDGSVWTTDKDGIILALLASEILAVTGLSPSQRYQELTDEYGTPFYARVDAPADRDQKARLAKLSPDEVTATELAGEPITAKLTAAPGNGAPLGGLKVTTANAWFAARPSGTEDVYKIYAESFLGPEHLAEVQKTAREVVSQVIG, encoded by the coding sequence ATGGCCCACCCGCGTGCCGGTCAGCCGGCCCAGCCCGAAGACCTTGTCGACCTGCCCCATCTGATTACGTCGTATTACTCGATCGAACCCGACCCCGACGACGTCGCCCAGCAGGTGGCGTTCGGCACGTCGGGTCACCGCGGCTCGGCCCTGGCCGGGGCGTTCAACGAGGCCCACATCCTGGCCATCACCCAGGCCATCGTCGAATATCGCGCCGCCCACGGCACCACCGGGCCGTTGTTCATCGGCCGTGACACGCATGGCCTTTCGGAGCCGGCCTGGGTGTCGGCGCTGGAGGTGCTGGCCGCCAACGATGTGGTCGCCATGATCGACTCGCGCGACCGCTACACGCCCACGCCGGCGATCAGCCACGCCATCCTGACTTATAATCATGGCCGCGCCGAAGCCCTGGCCGACGGGATCGTCGTGACCCCGTCGCACAATCCGCCGTCCGACGGCGGTTTCAAGTACAACCCGCCCAACGGCGGTCCGGCCGACACCGACGCCACCAACGCAATCGCCAAGCGCGCCAACGAGATTCTGCGCGACGGGGTTTCGGCGGTGAGGCGGGTGCCGCTGGCGCGCGCCCTGGGGACCGTCCAGCGTCACGACTATCTGGGCAACTATGTCGACGACCTGCCCAATGTGGTCGACGTCGACGCGATCCGCGGGGCCGGGGTGCGCATCGGCGCCGACCCGCTCGGCGGGGCCAGCGTGGACTACTGGGCCGCTATTGCCGAGCGCCATGGGCTGGACCTGACGGTGGTCAATCCGCTGGTCGACGCGACGTGGCGGTTCATGACGCTCGACCACGACGGCAAGATCCGGATGGATTGCAGTTCGCCGGACGCGATGGCGGGGCTCATTACGGTAATCGCCAACTCGGACCGCTACCAGATCGCCACCGGCAACGACGCCGACTCCGACCGCCACGGCATCGTCACACCCGATGCGGGGCTGATGAATCCGAATCACTATCTGGCGGTGGCGATCGACTATCTGTACACCCACCGGCCGTCGTGGCCGGCCGGCATCGCCGTGGGCAAGACGGCGGTCAGTTCGTCGATCATCGATCGGGTGGTCGCCGGCATCGGCCGCAAGCTCGTCGAGGTGCCGGTCGGATTCAAGTGGTTCGTCGACGGGCTGATCGGCGGCACCATCGGTTTCGGCGGCGAGGAGTCGGCCGGCGCGTCCTTCCTGCGCCGCGACGGATCGGTGTGGACGACCGACAAGGACGGCATCATCCTGGCGCTGCTGGCGTCCGAGATCCTGGCCGTCACCGGTTTGAGCCCCTCGCAGCGCTACCAGGAGCTGACCGACGAATACGGCACGCCGTTCTACGCGCGGGTCGACGCGCCCGCCGACCGCGATCAGAAGGCCCGGCTGGCCAAGCTCTCGCCCGACGAGGTGACCGCCACCGAGTTGGCCGGGGAGCCGATCACCGCGAAGCTGACCGCCGCGCCGGGCAACGGGGCGCCGCTGGGTGGACTGAAGGTGACGACGGCCAACGCGTGGTTTGCCGCACGGCCCTCGGGCACCGAGGACGTCTACAAGATCTACGCGGAGTCCTTCCTCGGGCCCGAGCATCTGGCCGAGGTGCAAAAGACCGCCCGCGAGGTGGTGAGCCAGGTCATCGGGTAA
- the crcB gene encoding fluoride efflux transporter CrcB: MAHDYRELAAVFAGGALGALARAVLSALAVDDPARWPWRTFTVNIVGAFLVGYFTTRLLERLPLSNYRRPLLGTGLCGGLTTFSTMQVETLKMVEHGHWGLAAGYTVTSIALGLLAVHVATALVRRVRVRR, translated from the coding sequence GTGGCGCACGACTATCGCGAGTTGGCCGCGGTTTTCGCGGGCGGGGCGCTGGGGGCCCTGGCCCGTGCGGTCCTGAGCGCGCTCGCCGTCGATGACCCGGCGAGGTGGCCCTGGCGGACGTTCACGGTCAACATCGTCGGCGCCTTCCTGGTGGGTTACTTCACGACCCGGCTGCTGGAGCGGTTGCCGCTGTCAAACTATCGACGCCCCCTGCTCGGCACCGGATTGTGCGGCGGATTAACCACTTTCTCCACGATGCAGGTCGAGACGCTAAAGATGGTCGAACACGGCCACTGGGGCTTGGCCGCCGGCTACACCGTGACGAGCATCGCGCTGGGGTTGCTGGCGGTGCACGTGGCCACCGCGTTGGTGCGCAGGGTACGGGTGCGCCGGTGA
- a CDS encoding DUF488 domain-containing protein: protein MSAKSRIRTARVYDDASPDDGQRVLVDRIWPRGLRKDDPRVGIWCKDVAPSKELREWYQHKPERFDEFASRYKAELRDSPALEELRKLTKRGVVTLVTATRELDISQAAVLAKVLSASA from the coding sequence ATGAGCGCCAAAAGCCGGATCCGGACGGCGCGCGTGTACGACGACGCCAGCCCCGACGACGGCCAGCGCGTCCTCGTCGACCGCATCTGGCCGCGTGGGCTCCGCAAGGACGACCCGCGGGTGGGCATCTGGTGCAAGGACGTGGCGCCGTCGAAGGAACTGCGCGAGTGGTATCAGCACAAGCCCGAACGGTTCGACGAATTCGCGTCGCGCTACAAGGCCGAATTGCGGGACAGCCCCGCGCTGGAGGAGCTGCGCAAGCTGACCAAACGCGGCGTCGTCACCCTCGTCACGGCGACCCGCGAACTCGACATCAGCCAGGCGGCCGTCCTCGCAAAGGTCCTGAGCGCCTCCGCTTAG
- a CDS encoding coniferyl-alcohol dehydrogenase: MEDVLGYAGRHVVVTGAASGMGAATATILTKLGARVTPLDVRPTAVPVDRVLEADLRDRASIERAAESIDGPVHAYFGCAGLPGPPFSGLDVMLVNFVGARHLVNLILPKIPAGGAIAVVASNAAMGWQLELEQLMELVSTDGFDEGKRWCEAHDDIGAVGAYPFSKKAINAWVASRAATLITDGVRLNCINPGPTDTAMLPHFVEFAGQNIIDAFVGPIRRRSTAEEQAWPLIFLNSPRSSYINGEALVTDGGFFGAVQSGQLDLTKLFDTSDSSASGS; the protein is encoded by the coding sequence ATGGAAGACGTACTGGGATATGCGGGGCGCCACGTGGTGGTCACCGGTGCCGCGTCCGGAATGGGCGCAGCGACGGCGACGATCCTGACCAAGCTGGGGGCTCGGGTCACCCCGCTCGACGTCCGCCCCACCGCGGTTCCGGTCGACCGGGTGCTCGAAGCGGACCTGCGCGACCGCGCATCCATCGAGCGGGCCGCCGAGTCCATCGACGGGCCGGTCCACGCCTATTTCGGCTGCGCGGGCCTACCGGGGCCGCCGTTTTCCGGTCTGGACGTGATGCTGGTCAACTTCGTGGGCGCCCGGCACCTGGTGAACCTGATCCTGCCCAAGATTCCCGCCGGCGGAGCGATCGCGGTGGTCGCATCCAACGCCGCCATGGGCTGGCAGCTGGAGCTCGAGCAGCTGATGGAACTGGTGTCCACCGACGGATTCGACGAGGGCAAGCGATGGTGTGAGGCCCATGACGACATCGGGGCGGTCGGCGCGTACCCGTTTTCGAAGAAGGCGATCAACGCCTGGGTCGCGTCGCGGGCGGCCACGCTGATCACCGATGGCGTCCGGCTCAACTGCATCAACCCCGGACCGACGGACACCGCCATGCTGCCCCACTTCGTGGAGTTCGCGGGACAGAACATCATCGACGCCTTCGTCGGCCCGATCCGGCGGCGCTCAACCGCCGAGGAACAGGCGTGGCCGCTGATCTTCCTCAACAGCCCCCGCTCGAGCTACATCAACGGCGAGGCACTTGTCACCGACGGCGGATTCTTCGGCGCCGTGCAGTCCGGCCAGCTCGACCTGACCAAGTTGTTCGACACCTCGGACAGCAGCGCCAGCGGATCGTGA
- a CDS encoding helix-turn-helix domain-containing protein: MEDNAFNDLPLLLAVPRAAQLLGISRAAAYRLAASGDLPVRRLGGRVYVVTAGLRELAS; this comes from the coding sequence ATGGAAGACAACGCGTTCAACGATCTGCCCCTTCTGCTCGCAGTACCACGGGCCGCGCAGCTGCTCGGGATAAGCCGGGCGGCAGCCTACCGACTGGCGGCCTCCGGCGACCTGCCAGTCCGCCGGCTCGGCGGCCGCGTCTACGTGGTAACCGCCGGCCTTCGTGAACTAGCCTCATGA
- a CDS encoding LLM class F420-dependent oxidoreductase → MRLGLHALGIGAGADRAVIDAVASAADRCGFATLWAGEHVVMVDRPASQYPYSDDGVIAVPAQADWLDPMVALSFAAAATSRIGVATGVLLLPEHNPVVVAKQAASLDRLSGGRLTLGVGVGWSKDEFDALGVPFEHRAARTAEYVAAMRTLWRDDVASFDGRFVGFEAIRVNPKPVRDRRIPIVVGGNSDAALRRVATWADGWYGFNVDGVAAVRERIDTLERLCAESGRDRAELRLCVALRKPSVGDIGALAESGVDELVLVGAPPDRPDAATGWVSALADTWRGALG, encoded by the coding sequence ATGCGGCTGGGATTGCACGCGCTCGGAATCGGGGCGGGCGCCGACCGGGCGGTGATCGACGCCGTCGCGTCGGCCGCCGACCGCTGCGGCTTCGCCACCCTATGGGCGGGCGAACACGTCGTCATGGTGGACCGGCCCGCGTCGCAATACCCATACTCCGACGACGGCGTCATTGCCGTTCCGGCACAGGCGGATTGGCTTGACCCGATGGTCGCGTTGAGCTTCGCCGCCGCGGCCACGTCGCGGATCGGCGTCGCGACGGGCGTGCTGCTGCTGCCCGAGCACAACCCGGTGGTGGTGGCCAAGCAGGCCGCGAGCCTGGATCGGCTGAGCGGCGGTCGGCTGACGCTCGGCGTCGGCGTCGGGTGGTCCAAAGACGAATTCGACGCTCTCGGGGTGCCATTCGAGCACCGAGCGGCCCGCACCGCCGAATATGTGGCGGCGATGCGCACGTTGTGGCGCGACGACGTCGCCTCGTTCGACGGGCGCTTCGTCGGCTTCGAGGCGATCCGGGTCAACCCCAAACCCGTGCGCGACCGTCGCATCCCGATTGTGGTCGGGGGCAACAGCGATGCGGCGCTGCGGCGCGTGGCCACCTGGGCGGACGGCTGGTATGGGTTCAACGTCGACGGGGTGGCCGCGGTGCGCGAGCGGATCGACACGCTGGAACGGCTGTGCGCCGAGTCGGGGCGCGACCGTGCCGAGTTGCGGCTCTGCGTGGCGCTGCGAAAACCGAGCGTCGGCGATATCGGCGCGCTCGCCGAGTCGGGCGTCGACGAATTGGTCCTTGTGGGGGCGCCACCGGATCGCCCGGACGCCGCCACCGGGTGGGTCTCGGCGCTGGCCGACACGTGGAGGGGAGCGCTCGGCTAG
- the crcB gene encoding fluoride efflux transporter CrcB: MTVTTVLVWAGVVLLGGVGSVARFVVDRAVARRVARPFPFGTLAVNISGATALGVIGGLALSKDAALLAGTAFVGAYTTFSTWMLETQRLSEERQTWAALANVVVSVALGMAAAFLGQWVSQWVLVQI; this comes from the coding sequence GTGACGGTCACGACGGTCTTGGTGTGGGCCGGCGTCGTGCTCCTCGGCGGCGTCGGTTCGGTGGCCCGTTTTGTGGTGGATCGCGCGGTGGCCCGACGGGTGGCCCGGCCGTTTCCGTTCGGGACGCTGGCGGTGAACATCAGCGGCGCCACGGCGTTGGGCGTGATCGGCGGCCTGGCGCTGAGCAAGGACGCGGCCCTGCTGGCCGGCACCGCGTTCGTCGGCGCCTACACGACCTTCTCCACCTGGATGCTGGAAACGCAGCGGCTGTCCGAGGAGCGCCAAACCTGGGCGGCGCTCGCCAATGTCGTCGTCAGCGTCGCGCTGGGCATGGCCGCGGCTTTTCTCGGACAATGGGTCTCGCAATGGGTCCTGGTGCAGATATGA
- a CDS encoding tyrosine-type recombinase/integrase produces MSTDTPLAEHPRKRGERTDSSIKKLPNGKGWRARPTLGTDPVTGRQVRPTKVFATKKAAQDWVTEQRQQWSTATWAPKSARTFDEVADHWMTLREADPSLGPNTVRADRESLAYARRAFGALPVQKLTPAALANWSAKLTGKGGATLAPATKRRAIVRLKSVLAHARKMRWLTYDPSADLESPEQKAITATAADDIWTPEQMSTFLDHVAAHRLGGCFGLTLLGLRREEVGGLRWSDVALEAGTLRIRQARVDVNGRDTIVATKTERSARDLPLPPRELAMLKAMRTAHLRERLAVGRPFADDDLLLSRVDGTWLPVREYSREFTAQRKAAGLKAITLGKLRHSNISRMRAAGIAADVVAAWHGHTERMTQAVYGRVTDDRLTAASAVFSAAW; encoded by the coding sequence ATGAGCACCGACACCCCACTGGCCGAGCACCCCAGGAAGCGCGGCGAGCGTACCGACAGCTCAATCAAGAAGCTGCCCAACGGGAAAGGGTGGCGCGCCCGGCCCACTCTTGGCACCGATCCGGTGACCGGCCGACAGGTCCGGCCAACCAAGGTGTTCGCCACCAAGAAGGCCGCGCAGGACTGGGTGACCGAGCAACGTCAGCAGTGGAGCACCGCCACATGGGCGCCGAAGTCCGCGCGCACGTTCGATGAGGTCGCCGACCATTGGATGACGCTGCGCGAGGCCGACCCGTCCCTCGGCCCGAATACCGTTCGCGCTGACCGCGAGTCGCTGGCCTACGCACGCAGAGCGTTCGGTGCGTTGCCGGTGCAGAAGCTCACGCCCGCCGCGCTGGCGAACTGGTCGGCCAAACTGACCGGCAAGGGTGGCGCGACGCTAGCGCCGGCCACCAAGCGCCGCGCGATCGTCCGACTCAAGTCGGTCCTGGCGCACGCGCGCAAGATGCGCTGGCTGACCTATGACCCCTCGGCCGATCTCGAATCACCCGAACAGAAGGCCATCACCGCCACCGCAGCCGATGACATCTGGACCCCCGAGCAGATGAGCACGTTCCTCGATCACGTCGCGGCTCATCGCCTCGGCGGGTGCTTCGGGCTCACCCTGCTCGGCCTTCGCCGCGAGGAGGTCGGCGGGCTGCGCTGGTCAGACGTCGCCCTGGAGGCCGGCACGTTGCGTATCCGTCAGGCCCGTGTTGATGTGAACGGCCGCGACACCATCGTGGCGACCAAGACTGAACGCAGCGCCCGCGATCTGCCGTTGCCGCCCCGCGAACTGGCGATGCTGAAGGCGATGCGCACTGCCCACCTGCGTGAGCGCCTGGCGGTGGGCCGACCTTTCGCCGACGATGACCTGTTGCTTTCGCGGGTCGACGGCACTTGGTTGCCGGTTCGCGAATACTCCCGCGAGTTCACCGCTCAGCGCAAGGCGGCAGGGCTCAAGGCAATCACGCTCGGCAAGCTGCGGCACTCGAATATCTCCCGGATGCGCGCGGCGGGTATCGCCGCCGATGTGGTCGCTGCCTGGCATGGCCACACCGAACGCATGACACAGGCGGTCTACGGGCGGGTCACCGACGACCGCCTGACCGCTGCGTCGGCGGTGTTCTCGGCAGCGTGGTAG